A DNA window from Providencia huaxiensis contains the following coding sequences:
- the gloB gene encoding hydroxyacylglutathione hydrolase, protein MELIRVPALNDNYIWVLVDSHQQCIIVDPAEAEPVLEIMTAKQLAPVAILLTHHHNDHTGGVKGILSKFTTLPVFGPQETQSKGATEIVENGDKVIINEFNLQVISLSGHTSEHIGFYQAPYLFCGDTLFSAGCGRIFEGTPEQMFESIQKIAELPDETLICCAHEYTLSNLKFAHHVWPENEAITQYLQKITQIRDKHQPTVPTSLKTEKKINIFLQCDNVQLQKKLNINVQNPPLRAVFTLLRQLKDQY, encoded by the coding sequence ATGGAGTTAATTCGAGTACCCGCTTTAAACGATAACTACATTTGGGTTTTAGTCGATAGCCACCAACAGTGTATCATCGTTGACCCAGCAGAGGCAGAGCCCGTGCTTGAAATAATGACAGCCAAGCAACTAGCTCCTGTCGCCATCCTGCTAACTCACCACCATAATGACCATACTGGCGGTGTAAAAGGGATTTTAAGCAAATTTACAACACTTCCGGTTTTTGGCCCACAAGAAACCCAATCTAAAGGGGCAACAGAAATAGTCGAAAACGGTGATAAGGTTATAATTAACGAGTTCAATCTACAGGTTATTTCATTATCAGGCCATACCTCTGAGCATATCGGCTTTTACCAAGCACCTTATCTATTCTGTGGTGACACCCTATTTTCCGCGGGTTGCGGACGGATATTTGAAGGAACCCCCGAGCAAATGTTCGAATCTATCCAAAAAATTGCCGAGCTTCCTGATGAAACCTTAATTTGCTGTGCTCATGAATATACTTTATCTAATCTTAAATTTGCACACCATGTATGGCCTGAAAATGAAGCCATCACTCAATATTTACAAAAAATAACGCAAATACGTGACAAACATCAACCAACAGTACCCACTTCATTGAAAACAGAGAAAAAAATTAATATCTTTCTGCAATGCGATAACGTTCAATTACAGAAAAAACTCAATATTAACGTACAAAATCCACCTTTAAGGGCTGTTTTCACCCTGTTGCGTCAATTAAAAGACCAATATTAA